One Arthrobacter sp. Marseille-P9274 genomic region harbors:
- a CDS encoding IclR family transcriptional regulator, giving the protein MRKIGGILARSSSGESAVSRALRVLEAFDQYSNELSLTQLAGRTSMPVSTVHRVVTELVRLGLLERRGSDLILGVRLWEVAVRAPGVFGLRETALPYLQEVNNRLQHHAQLAILQGAEILFLERLSRPKPVINLTSIGGRMPWYATSSGFVLLADAASEVRETVIAGPRPRYAFEPELSAKDVQQMLAQARREGYFETRGYIHPDATAVAAPIKGPYGMAVASLAVVVPTEGFLLRPVLEVLLPAAKAVSARLAKSLLGQDQA; this is encoded by the coding sequence ATGCGAAAAATTGGAGGAATTTTGGCGAGGTCATCGAGCGGAGAGTCTGCTGTCTCCCGTGCATTGCGCGTACTGGAGGCGTTTGATCAGTACAGTAACGAGCTGTCGCTGACACAGCTCGCCGGCCGCACCTCGATGCCTGTTTCCACCGTGCACCGCGTCGTGACCGAGCTGGTGAGGCTCGGATTGCTCGAGCGCAGAGGCAGTGATCTGATTTTGGGCGTGCGTTTGTGGGAGGTCGCAGTCCGGGCGCCGGGTGTTTTCGGTTTGCGTGAGACGGCTCTGCCCTATCTGCAGGAGGTGAACAACCGCCTTCAGCATCATGCACAGCTGGCCATCCTCCAGGGCGCGGAGATCCTGTTCCTCGAGCGTCTCTCGCGTCCCAAACCGGTCATCAATCTGACGTCCATCGGGGGGAGGATGCCCTGGTATGCCACGTCGAGCGGCTTCGTGCTCCTCGCCGATGCTGCCAGCGAGGTACGTGAGACCGTCATAGCCGGACCTCGTCCGCGCTATGCCTTCGAGCCGGAGTTGTCTGCGAAGGACGTTCAACAGATGCTGGCGCAGGCGCGGCGTGAGGGGTACTTCGAGACGCGTGGATATATCCACCCGGACGCCACCGCCGTGGCGGCTCCTATCAAAGGCCCGTACGGTATGGCGGTTGCTTCCTTGGCGGTTGTCGTTCCGACGGAAGGTTTCCTGCTCCGTCCCGTTCTCGAGGTGTTGCTGCCTGCCGCCAAGGCGGTAAGCGCCCGGCTTGCCAAGTCGCTGCTTGGCCAGGACCAGGCATAG
- a CDS encoding cytochrome P450, which yields MTVSASSVTSTVPTVDWLDPAALDRDPYPSYKRLREEAPVAWWPAVQKVLISSSTGCTFAENHPEVFSSNVAQAAMVRALGGRPLIRKDDPEHASERASMNKTLRPKQIMEIWTERFRANAEEYLGRMVDSSNGTADLNTAYAAPVAAKNLCDMLGLAEVAPLDLARWSIDFIAGQGNVLDRQDIWDRCDRSRSECDAALDEVLPRLRRFPDASITSMLLEGGMDEDRVRNNVKLTISGGMNEPQHMITSMVWLLERHPEQKAQVLEDTALWKNVFTEAVRYFSPIGMITRQTVSEVELEGVLIPAGSQVGMILASANRDAARFEEPDRFDIHRTAASNLAFGAGVHQCAGKWAAQKAIGEIAVPLLYERLPGLRQDPERAETWAGWVFRGLTSLPVTW from the coding sequence GTGACCGTTTCCGCATCATCCGTTACCTCGACGGTCCCGACCGTCGACTGGCTCGACCCGGCTGCCCTGGACCGTGACCCCTACCCCAGCTATAAGCGGCTGCGGGAAGAAGCCCCCGTTGCATGGTGGCCTGCGGTTCAAAAGGTGCTCATCTCCAGCTCCACAGGATGCACCTTTGCGGAGAATCATCCCGAAGTGTTCTCTTCGAACGTCGCCCAAGCAGCTATGGTCCGCGCATTGGGCGGCCGCCCGCTGATCCGCAAGGACGACCCCGAACACGCCTCCGAGCGGGCCTCCATGAACAAGACCCTGCGGCCGAAGCAGATCATGGAAATCTGGACGGAACGGTTCCGTGCCAACGCCGAAGAATACCTCGGCCGCATGGTCGACTCGAGCAACGGAACCGCCGATCTCAACACGGCCTACGCCGCACCTGTAGCGGCAAAAAACCTGTGCGACATGCTCGGCCTGGCCGAGGTCGCTCCTCTGGACCTGGCCCGATGGTCGATCGACTTCATCGCAGGTCAAGGCAACGTGCTGGACCGGCAGGACATCTGGGACCGTTGCGACCGATCCCGCAGCGAATGCGACGCCGCCCTGGATGAGGTATTGCCGCGTCTGCGCCGTTTTCCGGATGCCTCCATCACCTCCATGCTGCTGGAAGGCGGCATGGACGAGGACCGTGTGCGCAACAACGTCAAACTCACCATTTCCGGGGGCATGAACGAACCGCAGCACATGATCACCAGTATGGTGTGGCTCTTGGAGCGCCACCCCGAGCAGAAAGCCCAAGTGCTGGAAGACACGGCCCTGTGGAAAAACGTGTTCACCGAAGCAGTCCGTTATTTCTCCCCCATCGGAATGATCACCCGTCAGACAGTATCCGAGGTCGAGCTCGAAGGTGTGCTGATACCGGCGGGCTCTCAAGTGGGCATGATCTTGGCTTCAGCCAACAGGGACGCCGCGCGATTTGAGGAACCCGACCGCTTCGACATCCACCGCACGGCTGCCTCCAATCTGGCCTTTGGGGCGGGAGTTCACCAGTGCGCGGGCAAGTGGGCTGCCCAGAAAGCCATCGGGGAGATCGCTGTCCCGCTGCTTTATGAACGCCTGCCGGGGCTCCGGCAAGATCCCGAGCGCGCTGAAACCTGGGCCGGATGGGTCTTCCGGGGCCTGACGAGCCTGCCCGTCACCTGGTGA
- a CDS encoding (2Fe-2S)-binding protein, which yields MSSITYRLLDGSDRTIASDGTASVMQAAVRNGVPGILAECGGQAMCATCHVYVAPEHVQALPAITEEEEEMLECTAAERRDNSRLSCQLPTTKNLTVQIPETQV from the coding sequence ATGAGTTCCATCACCTACCGTCTCCTTGACGGATCGGACCGGACGATCGCCTCCGACGGCACCGCTTCCGTCATGCAGGCCGCAGTACGCAACGGCGTTCCCGGAATTCTCGCCGAATGCGGCGGCCAGGCCATGTGCGCAACCTGCCATGTTTATGTCGCCCCCGAACACGTCCAGGCACTACCTGCCATCACGGAAGAGGAAGAGGAGATGCTCGAGTGCACGGCCGCCGAGCGACGGGACAACAGCCGTCTGTCCTGCCAACTACCCACGACCAAAAACCTCACGGTACAGATCCCGGAAACCCAGGTGTGA
- a CDS encoding NAD(P)/FAD-dependent oxidoreductase, translating into MNDTANRSAGTLIIGNSQAGLQLATSLREYGDTGPITLLGEEEYTPYQRPPLSKGFIKGETTTADCVFRTPEWYTEQGIELVVRERITSISRDPDGGAAVSESGRRFSFTRLALTTGATARRLPLEGAELEGVNYLRDAADAARLHDQLKQSHNVAIIGGGFIGLEIAAGARDTGKKVTILEAAPRLIGRAVSNLTSEFYLQAHRRRGTNVVLNAKISRLIGEDGRVTGVELNGGRVVPADTVVIGIGVVPRSELAQQLGLTVDNGVVVDERCLASDGLTVAAGDCANVPGLCLTNLPEEVRVRLESVPNAVEQAKIAAKTLLGLPGRYRTVPWFWSEQSNLKLQIAGLSQGHDQVLLRGDPGSEKFSVLYYRDTRIIAADCINTPRDFTAVRNALGKDQNINIERAADPTIALKDLAEDLLSV; encoded by the coding sequence ATGAACGATACGGCCAACCGAAGCGCCGGAACGCTGATCATTGGTAACAGCCAGGCCGGCCTTCAGCTGGCAACGAGTCTGCGCGAATATGGCGACACCGGCCCCATCACCCTGCTCGGCGAAGAAGAGTACACGCCGTATCAGCGGCCGCCGCTGTCGAAGGGCTTCATCAAGGGCGAGACAACTACCGCCGACTGCGTGTTCCGCACGCCCGAGTGGTACACCGAGCAGGGCATCGAACTGGTGGTGCGCGAACGCATCACCAGCATCAGCCGCGACCCTGACGGCGGCGCTGCCGTCTCCGAAAGCGGCCGGCGCTTTTCCTTCACTCGCCTCGCCCTCACCACCGGGGCTACTGCCCGCCGGCTTCCCCTGGAGGGCGCCGAACTAGAGGGCGTGAACTACCTGCGCGATGCCGCCGACGCGGCCCGCCTGCACGACCAGCTGAAACAGTCGCACAACGTGGCCATCATCGGCGGCGGGTTCATCGGATTGGAAATTGCCGCCGGTGCCCGTGACACCGGCAAGAAGGTCACTATCCTCGAAGCCGCTCCAAGACTGATCGGCCGGGCAGTCTCCAATCTCACCAGTGAATTCTATCTGCAGGCTCACCGGCGTCGGGGCACCAATGTTGTGCTCAACGCAAAAATCTCCCGCCTCATCGGAGAGGACGGCCGCGTAACCGGAGTCGAATTAAACGGCGGCCGGGTTGTCCCGGCCGATACCGTGGTCATCGGAATCGGCGTAGTCCCACGTTCAGAACTTGCGCAGCAGCTGGGCCTGACGGTAGACAACGGCGTCGTGGTCGACGAGCGGTGCCTTGCCTCGGACGGCCTTACCGTGGCAGCAGGAGACTGTGCGAACGTGCCCGGCCTCTGCCTAACCAACCTCCCGGAGGAGGTCCGCGTCCGGCTCGAAAGTGTGCCCAACGCGGTCGAGCAGGCCAAAATAGCCGCCAAAACGCTACTCGGACTACCCGGAAGATATCGGACCGTGCCGTGGTTCTGGTCAGAACAAAGCAACCTCAAACTGCAAATCGCCGGTCTGTCACAAGGACACGATCAGGTCCTTCTTCGTGGTGATCCCGGCAGCGAAAAGTTCTCAGTCCTCTACTACCGAGACACCCGGATCATCGCGGCCGACTGCATCAATACACCCAGGGACTTTACTGCCGTACGGAATGCACTCGGCAAAGACCAGAACATCAACATCGAACGGGCCGCCGACCCGACCATCGCACTGAAAGACCTGGCAGAGGATTTGCTGTCCGTCTAA
- a CDS encoding alcohol dehydrogenase catalytic domain-containing protein, whose amino-acid sequence MSLMHAARLHEVGAPFQVDQIEIPQPGPRDVVVEVKACNVVPNLRNVITKYPDWFPFLPLPQLPAVYGLDAAGVVSQVGSQVRNVKVGDRVYVNPGRDSGDSHASRAGEPINDPAYTFQGYFGFGAGSREVFTDYPQGGFCQYMKAPANALVILPEEISFEQACRFGYLGTSYAGLKKTGVRAGTSVLIHGATGTLGLGAVLNALAMGATKVFAVARDRELLERVRQLAPRRVRVLSYGDQPVGTWVREHTAGRGADVFIDAIGPGAPSETSMAGIDALRRGGRMVNVGGMAEPLQVDMIRVMTFQISIIGSLWFSVGEGQDMAEMAAAGTLDLSVFDHEIYPLSQINEALDAVEKRRGGFTNVVIVPGS is encoded by the coding sequence ATGAGTTTGATGCACGCGGCCCGCCTCCACGAAGTAGGGGCGCCCTTCCAGGTCGATCAAATCGAGATTCCCCAGCCTGGCCCGCGGGACGTCGTAGTCGAGGTGAAGGCCTGCAATGTGGTTCCCAATCTGCGCAATGTCATCACCAAGTACCCGGACTGGTTCCCGTTCCTGCCCTTGCCTCAGCTGCCGGCCGTGTACGGGTTGGACGCAGCAGGGGTCGTGAGTCAGGTCGGATCTCAGGTGCGCAACGTAAAGGTGGGCGACCGCGTATATGTGAATCCCGGGCGCGATTCCGGGGACTCCCATGCGTCCCGCGCCGGGGAACCGATCAACGATCCGGCCTATACCTTCCAAGGCTACTTCGGCTTCGGCGCCGGATCCCGGGAGGTCTTCACTGACTACCCCCAGGGCGGGTTCTGCCAGTACATGAAGGCTCCCGCGAACGCACTGGTCATCCTCCCCGAAGAAATTTCCTTCGAACAGGCCTGTCGCTTCGGCTACCTCGGCACTTCCTATGCCGGACTGAAGAAAACCGGAGTACGTGCGGGCACGTCAGTGCTCATCCACGGCGCCACTGGCACCTTGGGGCTAGGCGCCGTCCTTAACGCCCTGGCAATGGGCGCGACCAAGGTCTTCGCTGTGGCCAGGGACCGGGAGCTGCTCGAGCGAGTACGTCAACTCGCTCCCAGACGCGTCCGTGTCCTGTCCTACGGAGACCAACCGGTGGGGACATGGGTTCGTGAGCACACCGCGGGGCGGGGAGCGGATGTATTCATCGATGCCATCGGCCCCGGAGCACCTAGCGAGACGTCGATGGCCGGAATCGATGCATTGCGCCGAGGCGGCCGAATGGTCAACGTCGGTGGGATGGCCGAACCACTGCAGGTGGACATGATCCGCGTGATGACCTTCCAGATCAGCATCATCGGCTCCCTTTGGTTCAGCGTCGGGGAGGGCCAGGACATGGCCGAGATGGCGGCGGCAGGAACATTAGACTTGTCGGTCTTCGACCATGAGATCTACCCGCTGTCACAGATCAACGAAGCTCTTGATGCGGTGGAGAAACGCAGGGGTGGATTCACCAATGTCGTCATCGTCCCCGGTTCCTAA
- a CDS encoding S-(hydroxymethyl)mycothiol dehydrogenase gives MVRKVKAVVAREKNAPVSIETILVPDPGPGEALVDILTCGVCHTDLHYKQGGIGEDFPYLLGHEATGTVAAIGENVTEVAVGDRVILNWRAVCGQCRACAKGQPQYCFNTHNATQKMTLEDGTELSPALGIGAFAEKTLVAAGQCTKVDADADPAAVGLLGCGVMAGIGAAINTGEVKRGESVAVIGCGAVGIAAIAGAKLAGATTIIAVDIDDNKIDMAKQLGATHGINSKQQDPVEAIRELTNGFGADVVIEAVGRPETYKQAFYARDLAGRVVLVGVPTPEMTLELPLLDVFGRGGALKSSWYGDCLPSRDFPMLVNHYKQGNLDLDAFVTERITLDQIEEAFNKMHEGKVLRSVVEVA, from the coding sequence ATGGTTCGTAAGGTCAAGGCCGTTGTTGCCAGAGAAAAGAACGCCCCGGTCAGCATCGAGACCATCCTCGTGCCCGACCCGGGCCCGGGAGAGGCCCTGGTCGACATCCTCACCTGCGGCGTCTGCCACACCGACCTGCACTACAAGCAGGGCGGCATCGGCGAGGACTTCCCCTACCTCCTCGGCCACGAAGCCACCGGCACCGTCGCCGCCATCGGCGAGAACGTCACCGAAGTCGCCGTCGGCGACCGCGTCATCCTGAACTGGCGCGCCGTCTGCGGCCAGTGCCGCGCCTGCGCCAAGGGCCAGCCGCAGTACTGCTTCAACACCCACAACGCCACCCAAAAAATGACCCTCGAAGACGGCACCGAACTCTCCCCCGCCCTGGGCATCGGAGCGTTCGCCGAGAAAACCCTCGTCGCCGCCGGCCAATGCACCAAGGTCGACGCCGACGCCGACCCCGCCGCCGTCGGCCTGCTCGGCTGCGGCGTCATGGCCGGCATCGGCGCCGCGATCAACACCGGCGAGGTCAAACGCGGCGAATCCGTCGCCGTCATCGGCTGCGGCGCCGTCGGCATCGCCGCGATCGCCGGCGCGAAACTCGCCGGCGCGACCACGATCATCGCCGTCGACATCGACGACAACAAGATCGACATGGCCAAGCAGCTCGGCGCCACCCACGGCATTAACTCCAAACAGCAGGACCCGGTCGAAGCGATCCGGGAACTCACGAACGGCTTCGGCGCCGACGTCGTGATCGAGGCCGTCGGCCGCCCGGAAACCTACAAACAGGCCTTCTACGCCCGCGACCTCGCCGGCCGCGTCGTCCTCGTCGGCGTGCCCACCCCCGAGATGACCCTCGAACTGCCCCTGCTCGACGTCTTCGGCCGCGGCGGGGCCCTGAAGTCCTCCTGGTACGGCGACTGCCTGCCCAGCCGGGACTTCCCCATGCTCGTCAACCACTACAAACAAGGCAACCTCGACCTCGACGCCTTCGTCACCGAACGCATCACCCTCGACCAAATCGAAGAAGCCTTCAACAAAATGCACGAAGGCAAAGTCCTCCGCTCCGTGGTGGAGGTGGCATGA